TTTAAGGTGGTTTGATAGCAAACGAGCCCAATTGCAGGTAATAAACATAACTTCTTGTGACCTCTTGAGTGACTGACTGTTTTGACTTTGCTGCACTTGCTGTGGTTTCAGGTGTTTCTTCTCAAAACACATTGGCTTGCAAAAACAGAAGAGCCTCTCCCTGTTTCTGAAGCTCTGCATTTGCTGTCCGCCTCCCAGGACCAGGTTCAGCAGCGTTCACACCGCACGCCCACCTCACTCAAAGCGCGCCTCAAGCTCCCAAACCATTCATCTCTGCAACACCCAGGGCACGTGTGAGCCGTGCTCAAAGGGGCACAGCATGGAGACAGGCTTTGCAAGTGCAGGCTCAGGACCACAGATGGACTCTGCTTATTTATAGCAAAGCTGGCTAAACCAAAAGAGTTATCCCAAAGGCAAGGCATGCTATGTATATTCACACACATGTGACTTGTTCATTTGAGGCTGGCAGTGCAAAGAGACGAGATGTCTGTCCTACAGCAGGTCTGGGAGCCAAGATCACTCAGGCAAGGCTGTAAGGAAAGCCACATTTCTGTGAGCTGTAATTCTTGGCTGTGCACACCCATCCCCAGTTAAATCAAGCCACAACCTCACTTATGTCCAGCTAGCCAAAGCTCACAATAGACAGCATCAGCCACGTATATGGAGACTATTGAGTCCCCACCTGATTTATTAACTGAGGCAAGGACTGGGTTGGCCAcggagcacaggtgaaagcaacACACCTCCTAGACCCCACTAAAGGGCCAACTACCACtaaggaaggatctctttcctcctttataTAGCTTTTCATTGTGAGCCAAAACTTTCAGCTACAGGTGAGcattgtttctttatttgttgaTTTGCTACCTCACTGTGGTACTCTTTCTGGCTGTACTTTGTTGACTGTTCACCATGACACCAAGATGACTGGTAACACACACCCTCAGAATGCCCACCATTGCAGAGGCAGCCCATCAGAGCTGATACATGATGTGGTAATACAAGAAGGATTTTATACTTATATCTTGTGTCCCTGAACTTCTGGGCGGGGGTTGTGGGAGCAAAATCCCTCCCGGTGTAGAGAGAAGAGTGATTCTCAGACTGCCCCATGAGACTGAACGTGCTCAGGTCCACGGTGCTTGATACGTGCAACCCAGAGTATCACAGAGACCACCCGATGTGATGGCCACACTGCTCTGCACCACAATTGATAAGTAAATAGTGGTTTGGGGGCAACTCTATAAGGACTGGAAGAACATCATGTGCCCATTTGTAACAAGCCCCAGCTGGACTCCTGTGCCTGCAGGTAATAACATGGAGCTGCTAAAGCTGGTCCAGAGGAAGGCTGCAAAGATGAACCAGgggtgcagcactgctcctgtcATAAACAGTGGAGGGAATTGGGTTTGTttatctgggagaagaaaaggcctCACTGTGGGCTTCTAGCATTTGAAGGGAGgttataaacaggaggaagacCAGCTTCCTGCATGGTTTGTGTAATGCTATGACACAGCTGAAAGTACAGCAACAAAGCTGGGTGGCAAAATCCCAGACTGCAGCAAACGACGACAAGCCCAAACACAAGAGCTGCTACACATGCATAAAGgcagaaaggcaaacaaagcCGCTTACCCTCACAACGACTCTGGCAGGCCAGGACTTCCTTCAAGATGCGCTCTCCTCcgctgccaacccttaaatgagggctggggaGGGGTAGATCCCGGCTTCACCCCTCCCATGCACTCAGctacattgcatgcacctgagctcccctggctCAGCCCCACCTTCCTgccaggtgctccatcaccgGTTCCAGCCCTGAATTAGCATTTCAGCTACAGCCTGATACTGACAGGACAAAGtggaatagctttaaactacaagaggggagatttaggttagatattagcAGGCAGGATTTTTTTActcagggtggtgaggcactggcacaggatgGCCCTGTCTCCAGAGGCGTTCAAGGCTGGAATGGATGGGGTCCCAGGCAGCCTGATCAAGTGGCTGGTTTTGGATTGGGTTTGCTCAGAGATTCTCATGTGGTTTAAAGAGCACCTATCGGATCACTGCCATATGCCTCACTGCACCTGCAGAGACACTACATCTGGCAGCTGCCTGGACACAAGGAAACACGACACACCACAACAGGAGTGAGGGGAAGGATGCTCCCCCCTCTGACATtcccaaacagcagctgagaggCACAGTGGTTTCGGTGGGGGACATTCACACACATAGATCTGCAGGAAATGTCTTTGGGCTGCATCCCTGTCCGTTTATTATGCAGCAGTTTCTTCCCAGGGCATCTGGCAGCCAGCCTGAAAGCACACGGTGCTGATGTCCTGCTTCTGGGCAGAAGCCAGAGTCACACACAGAGCATTAGGTAGGACACAGGCGCTGAATCCAACACACCCTGCATCTTCCCATACACACTGATGGCTGACTTTCCCCAGCCAGACACAATCCTTCCAAGCTTATCACAGGGATGCTTGCTTTGCAGGTGTATTACATCCGAGGCTCGCTTGGGAGGTGCCACTTATAACCACCAGGAAGAAAGCCCAGCTATCCAAATGTCCACTGCAGAGAATGCAGGACGCACACTACAAACACACCAAACGCACTGAGATGATGCTTCCAAGTCTGCCTCTCCTGTGGccattctgaaacagaaattatttggtCACCCCTGACAAGAGATTTTCCCACTAAAAACACAAGAAAGTTAATTAATTTTAAGAGATCGATATGGAATTACCCTTGGTTTGTTTGCCAGGCTCAGGTTTAACACCTGTGGAGATCAAGCACCCAGACTAAGTGTAACGGAATATCACTATAGCTCTGACACAAAAGCATCTATTTCTGCTCCCTTGTTACACAATAACCTTTTCAATGTTCCTGTTTTGGTGGCATCCAGAGAGCAAACGAGATCACATCTCGTCTGTATGAAGTAAGTCCAGGGGATCAAATCTTTCATTAAACAAGCACATGAACCCTCAGGTGATTCTCCATAACTTCGGTTCTGTTTCAGCTGAAGAGGATCTAACTAAAGACCATGTCCTTCCTCAGTGGAGCACTGTGAGAAGTACCCCAGTAAAATGCCAAgaagctgttctgcttcttAGGCTTTCCCAGCGGTCTCACACACTGACACTGACTTGGAGGCAGCCACTCCAGAACTATGATGTGAGGCTGTGACCAGATGCTTGCCACCAGAAGCTGTACTTCAATACAGCTTAACCACACTGTCAAGCATTTTAAGCCTCTGAGGTGTGTACCTATGAGGGAATCCACTGTGCTCTCCTGCTAAGTTAAGAAACCAAAACATTGTGTTCAGCTTACTGGTAGCAAGGAGTTTTCTCTGCCCGGTACACTGCTTGCACCTGGGGAATTAGATAAAGCAATACAGTTTCTGAAAAAATGATGAAGTAAGGCACATTAGTATTGACACAGGAAGGTTTCAGAAAGCTGGCAGTCTGCAAAGGCCACTGCTTCTACATCATACCACTAtgaaagatgacagaaaagagagatttgcaaaaaaaatatatatatatttaaaagactTACTTTACAAGTATAAAAAGCAATGCTTAGAAGTCAAAATCAAGTCAACAGAAGTTAATGTACACCCTGGAAACACAGGCTTGTGGAACACAAGGCTCCTCTGCAACAATTCATAAACACCACAGCTTCCAAAGCCCTGTGCTGAGgtacagcacagctctgtaacCCTGTCTGACAGTGCATCAAACACCATCAGCCAGCAGTCGGTCTGACCAGCCACTAAAGAATGCATCACAACTGTTGGTGGCTACAGAGCAAAAGGGTTGGCATGAATAGTGATATCTTTGATGCGAACGTCATTCAGAGGTCGGTAGGTTTTCTCATTCACAGGCAGCTTCTCCAGCTCATCCAAGGTCTCCAAGCCATCGATCACTctggcagaaaagcagaacagctcagaATCTCCTCCACCAATGACTTAACTTCCACCACAGAGGCACCTCAGAACATTTGCAGTTAGCTAAGCAGCGTAGCACAAGGACTCTGCGTCCACTCATTCCTAAGAAAGATGTCAAAAAACCCCGACTTTCGATCACACCTCTAAATAAACTCAACAATGAAACGCCTATGCACAGATGCCTGTGAACAGTGAAAGTGGAAGGGAACAGCGTTTTCAATTTTCACCAGCTTCCTTTGAATATTTAAgtccccagaaaaaaaaaccacttttttcTCAGTATGATTCACAGTCAgcaacaagcaaaagaaaagatattaCCATGATTTTGAGataaaaaaagcagtatttgaaaAGACGAATTAAACGTGAGCCCTAAGGATGGTATATAAACAGCAGCTTCTATTAACATGAGAATATTTAAGACTAATGATGCAACTCAAACAATCTCATCCCATCTCATAAACCACCAGTTCCACCTTCACAGAAGCATGACCATTCACATCTCCAGTTCCACAGCAGACCTTTGCTTCTCAGCAAACCCTAACCAGTGCATCCAAGTGTTTCGGAGTTGGTGTAAATCAGGCTGCACCCATTTGGGCCAGCAAGCGGTAACaatgagcttaaaaaaaacagacCACCACCAACTCAACTCAGCTCTATTCTTAAGGTAATTGTTAACATGCCAATTTCCACTGGGTTTCCCTACTCATAAGAAAAACGGAGCAGCATTTTGCAGTGACTAATCCCGGTGACAGTAGAAAGCACACTTTCACATACACATCcaacattttaaagaacttAGAATCTGAAGCATCTACATTTGCATTGCATACACTTTTATATCTACATGTCCATTAAACACTATGACAAGGAGGCATACAGTAGGGTCACTTACTTCCCAAAAACAGTGTACTTCATATCCAGGTGTGGTTGCTTGCCATAAGTGATGAAGAACTGCGATCCATTGGTATTTGGACCATTGTTTGCCATTGAAACCACCCCACGAACACTatgctgaaagacagaaaaaagcctcaaaatgaaTAACCAGTCACCTGTGAAAGCAGAACTGCAACACAAACAATGTGTTCAATGACTTGACcaccaaatcacagaatggcctgggttagAATGAAGCTCACTCATTTCCAacactgtgctgcaggctggctgCCAcccatcagaccaggctgcccatggcccatccaacttggccttgagcatctccaagcATGGATCACCCAATTCCTCAGCATCGCTATTAAAAACCTATCTAGTTGGTTTCAACCAACAACATGGTAACATAACTATGGTATCACAACCCAGTAGCTCCTCAGATCTACttctgcaattaaaaaacacttttctgcCTCTGGTGTATTAAAAATACTATGTTACAAATTGTTTCTACTTCTATTTTCCTTGATGAGAAGCCTCAAAAGTAACTTGGCAAGTAATAAAATgcctgtttctgttttaataataagCTTTCTAATTCTTCCTTGATTACACTTCACTTTGCAATTACTGAACGGGAATTTAATCCAGCACAACGCTGGATTAAATTTCAATCCATAAAGAAAACTCatgtgaaaacagaacagcacaTCGAGAGCACAGAAATACCTTTAGGTATTCACTGAATTCATCTTCAAACTTCTTGCCCCAGATGCTGGTTCCTCCTTTCCCAGTGCCTGACAAAGAAATACAATACGTTACTGCATTTTCAGATCGGAAGATGCAGCAATaataaaacagtataaaattTTACAACAAAGGCCCCAGATGCACCCTACTGTTAGAGGCAGGAACCAGGTTCTCGTGTCTTAACACCAAGTGGAGCCATAATTCGGTGTAATCGCCTttccagaagcaaaacaaaaaaccccatataCCCTCAAATTAAACTCAGTATGAGTGCAAACAGACACACATTTGAATTAGACATTCTCCCAAACAGCCGGTGCTGCCTAGGACATTTTCCCAATTGCTTTAGAGGTAATGTAGCTCACcaggcagaaaacagagaaaccacagcagcaaCTGTTACTGTTCAACTGTTGGTAAGTCAGCAGAACCATCAGATTTAATGGAAAGAGACAGAACATTGAAATTTACATAATGTTATACTACTGCAACAGATTATTTAGAACCAGATAATGGCTGCTTCTCTGTAAACTTACATCATTAAAACCTCTATTAGCAgtagaagatattttaaaatacacttagTTTACATGTGGTTCTTCTAATTAGTACTGATGCTTACAATTTCTGCACATTTCATGATATTTTATGTTTCACTTTGATATTTATGTATAATTTTCTACAGAAAGACTCTGACAAAAGAATTTACCTAATGGATCCCCCGTCTGAACCATGAAGCCCTTTATATTCCGGTGAAACACACAGCCGTTGTAGTAGTTACTAGCACAGAGAGCCAGGAAATTCTAAGGATATGAAACAAACCACGTCAGTAAAATAGCCAGAAGTAACATTTACCTCTTACTAAAATGGCAAGACCAGAATGAACACTTTTgtctctgctcagcactgtgacCACGTCAtagtattttttcccctgtcccAGACCACCATTGGCTATTAAAAAGCATAAACAGCACTCAGGCCTCATCCAACCATCTTCAGGTTTTCACCACTGCTATAAGCAGTACCAAATACAATAACAAAGTATCTACAGGTTATATGAAAATCAAACAGGCAACAATGAAGCCATTTGTACATAACATCAACACATACAATGAGGCAAGCCATCTCATTTGGAATAACAAGAGGACTGAGTCATGTCCATAAATATCACTTGCATTCACATTCTTATTTTGTAAATGCACCacaatttaataataaataccTTTAGGCCTCGGGTTTTTGTTTAGTTAAAAAGTACTGATTTCAGTGTAAGCttaatttcaaagcagaaaacctGGGATCTCAGACAAACTTTGGGTGATTCTTAATTCTAAGAAGTCCCATCTGTTGGAATGTGAGCAAACTAAGACAAATGTGGGAATCCCAGGTTATGTCCAATGTTTCATTGTAAGAGCAAAGGACACTTTGAAATGCATCAGAAATTGGAGAGAAACAACTCTCAAGTAAATACTATGTGGTGAGAAACAGGCAGCAAAGCTTTAGGCTCTATGACACAGCACACAAGAATACACTGTCCAACAAGTTCCATGCCACCTTAAAATGGAATATTCTACTATTTGAAAATGTTAGCTGGAACGGTCACATCTCCCGTTCTGTGGTCTCCACTATTACTGCTTTGCTTCAACACTACACAATCCCATTCCTGTTATTTGACTTACTTCACATGTTTTCGGTGTTCGCTCACAAAACAGCTCAATTTTAATGTCTCCTACATCAGTGTGTAGCGTGACAGCCTGAAAAACAGTCACAAAACATAATTAAACCAGCAATGAAATGCGAAGAGCTATAGACCAGATTGATTTCCTGCTCTATCAGGAACAAGAACAGGAGTGAGTTCCCGTTACATATATAACTGTTGTGTCAGTATCTGGCTATAGGCaaaaaaaattaccatttttaaagctttcacaCATGAAAGCTTAAAACTGACTGTCTTAGAACTGAGAGTCTGAACCCATTTCAGACTGATACAACTGTATCTTCTTTTTCACCTGTAAAGTGAAGTGACCAATCGGTGGTTCGGGCCATGACTCACCAGCTCCCACACATCACTCTATCCTTTAGGAGTCCGAAATGGAAACCTGCACTTCTCATTGCAAATTCCTCACAGCATCAGAGCACAACACACCatctgagaatcacagaatgacccgggttggaagggacctcaaggatcacctgtgagttccaacccccctgctgcagggccaccaaacatacaccttactagatcaggttgcccagggcccgtccaacctggtcttgaacacctccaaggacggggcatccacaacctccctggcagcctgttccggGCCTAACCACTCCCTAggaagaacttccccctaacatccaacctaaatcttccctcgtttaacttaaaaccatttccccgtgtcctgctattgtcagcagagcagagaagcagagcagccaaTTGCTTTCCAACACACCCACACGTTTCATTAAACACACGAGTACATACGAAGTGCTGCAGTTCTCACCATATCTGCTCATCAAGAGGCTGCGATAGGAGCGTGTACAGCAACTGCctgcaaaggaaacacagcactCGGCTCCCCCTTCTCCCAGCAGACAGTGGAACACAACCTGCATCACCGGAACTGCGTCCGTCTCTCGTCCGTCCCCAGCCCttctgccctcctcctcctcgttCTCTCCCCGTCGGTTCCgcatgctgctctgcctgctctgccGCCCGCTCCATTGTATCCGTGCTGCGGGCCGCCCTCCCTCCCGTTCCCTCATGGACCTCAGGGAGCTCGTCGCCGCCCTGAATGACTTCGCCTCCCCGTCcctggctgagagctgggacaacgtggggctgctggtggagcCCAGCCCTCCCCACGCCGTGCGCACCCTGCTCCTCACCAACGACCTGACCGAGCAGGTGATGGAGGAGGCGGTGCAGAAGAACGCGGACCTCATTCTGTCCTATCACCCTCCCATCTTCGCTCCGCTCAAGCGGGTCACATGGAGGACCTGGAAGGAGCGGCTGGTGGTCCGGGCTCTGGAGCACAGGATCGGGATCTACTCCCCGCACACAGCGTACGATGCTGTACCCCATGGAGTCAACACCTGGCTGTCCAAGGGACTCGGTGAGACTGCTCAAAACACAACATTGGGTCCGGTTACTCAGCAGTATTGGTCACATCCATCACATTATCCCATGGGGAGCCTTGCCTCCCTGCTTTCCTTTAGCCAGCTTTTACAAGTAACACCTCGGTGTGATACAAACCAGCTGTGAACACCAGAGGACATTTCCAGGTGCATGTGTGCTACTGGACGCAGAACAGGCGCAGTGTGTTTACTGTCTTGGTTAAAGAGTCTAGGCTGCTGAGTTTAAATTACTGCCTGTAATTGATAGATTTATAGATAATCTCATTGTTCCTACATGACTTAAAGTATCTGAAATTCTTTTAGACTTCTGCCATGGCTTATGAATGAGAACAGCTGTGCTTTTTCCAGCCTGATACAACTGTTAGGATAAAACAGGAACACTGTGAAGAGTAACAAATGATATGTGTCAGTCAACTTATTTGTGCTTCACAGGACAAGAGTCCTGAGTTCCAGTCCGGGAAAATGGGTTCAAGTGCAAAATTTGTCCTCTTTTGGATACATGCTAAATCAGCATCAGTTAAGCTTTCACATCACCTAGCTCTCTAAAGCCAGTCCTTGCTCTGTTTCCTCAGGTGCCTGTACTTCTGTCCCACTGCACCCATCAACCGCTCCAAGCCACCCGACTGAGGGCACTCACCAGGTAGAATTCTGTGCAGACTCTACAGAGCAACTAGACACAGTGCTGTCCAAAATCAAAGACATCCCAGAGATCTTCTGTCTCACCACTCTCCCTGTCAGGTATCTGCTTCACTCTAACATCatgttcttttctctcatttgaaATATTAAGTTGCTGGAGCTGTGTTTTACTGCTTGTAACCACTTCattcctctgtgcagcactgctacTTTTTTTCAGCAACAGACCcataaaattaaaagacaatCATCCCCTTCTGATCAATGCATGTTATACTGAATGGTAATTATTGACTTCATGTAGCATCACAGGGATTAACGTGGTGAAGAGTATtaacaagaaatacaaattaaatacACGTGGGTTAAATTCCCATGTGTGCTTCCTCCAGACTAAGCTAGACtgttatgtcttttttttcccctttctgtgcAGCAGGCCTCTGAACACCTTTATGCTCTTTGAATACTATGCTGAAATTTTACCTAAGCTCTTAACAAGCACCAAACACATCTTTCCTTAGGGCTGACAGGGAGGAGCAGACACGAGTCAGTCTGAACTGCTctcagaaagcactgctggagGTAGTGGCGTTATTGTCCCAGAACAGCCTTCTTTATCACAAGACTGAGATTCTCTTACTACAAAAGGTAATAAAACTATATATTGCTTCCAGTGAGTGTCACTTCTATGAGCTGACTGCCCTAAAATTGAATTCCATCAACTGCTGGCATCGCAGGTTTCCTCTGCATCCTGTCAGTGCTCTGAACTACTGGCCTGTAGGCATTTGATGCCATTTGAGGCCACATCCATTTTcccaaacaatgaaaaataactatGTGGCCTGAACTAGTTCTAAAACTGGGTTCCAAACACTACTGTAGTTAGTATGTTGCATTCAATAACAtccatattttttccataaagtTCAGAATTGTTTTTCCTTAACGCTCAGTATACTTGTTTTTATACACTACAGAAAGTAATGTGAACTTCTGGAGTCAGCTTTCTCACAGtaatttgaatttcttttctcttcagcctcttcttccacATACTGGAATGGGACGTCTCTGCACACTGAGTGAGCCAGCTTCCTTGTCAGACATAATTGAGCGTATCAAAAGCCACCTCAAATTACCCCACGTTCGCCTTGCCATGGGAACAGGCAAGACACTCGGTAATCAAACCCACCAGTAACACTGCCCATCTCAACTAGCATTCCAGGAACACAAGCAGCGTGTGTGTGTAGGTGTGTGAAATCCTGCTGCCTTGGACAGGTTTACTTGCCAACAGTATGAAGCGCTGTCAAAGATAAGAGGCAGCTTTTTAGAATGTTGGTGATAAAGTCAGGCAAAAAGACATCATCTGGAACATCATTTTtgactggaaaatgttttatggTAGTTGTCACTGTGAAGGAGGCACAGCATGAGCCGAATGAGATACCACTTTTCATAATTCATATAATGACTTAAGATATTTGCCCCCAAGATACCAGACTTAAGCATGTACCGCCTCATAATATGACCCCTTTTGCAACTGACTTAAATTTACCAGCACCTTAGAATAGTAAAGATGTTTTCTGGTATCCTTCTGAACAAACAACCATCAATGTTATGATGAGAGAAAAATAGTGACAGAGAAAGTAAACCATCTATCTCAAACTGTAGGCCACTACTACAACTTAGCACAAGTATCCTTTCAGAAAAGTTATGTATCTTGATTTCCAAGAAACAGCTGTTAGAACACACTTGAGAACAAATCTGTTGAGAAACCTTTGCATCTTATGGGTCAGAAGCCTTGTTACAAACCTCTTAACACTATCAATTGCACTTAAACCTGTTTATTTTGAAGCTACCTGTTATGGTGTGGAATTGTAGCATATGACTCTGCCTAAATCAACAGTATTTATATGGCAGCATACTGTAAAATCTTATTTGAATTTGAAAATTACGTGCCTTCTTCCCCCACCCCTTTGTCATGAATGTAACACAGATATGGAAAATTCAATTTCCTGTCACTATGCAATAGCTTAGAATCAGCAGTCATAGCAAACACTTTTAAAATGGGATGGAGGAGCTCTCATCTTGCATTGAAATCCCCCTTCTGAAAGCAGAGTTAGGAGACGGTACATATAAGTGAACTGAAAATGCTGCCTCAGTGGCAttgtttgtttggaaaacaCAGTGGAATTTCAGAGTcctggaaggagcagcagccaaTTAGAGAGTTCAAATACCTAAGTAACAGCACCTCACTATAAAAGAACTAATCTGCAGTAGCCAACAGCCAGCCGTGGTGTTGAAGTTCTCTGCAAACTCTTCCACCCCCTGTAAAAAGAGTTTCTACACATATTTTTGGTACATAGAGGATTTTGCTTATTATTACAGATGCTATGGGCCTTTGACTCTTCCTAACTGACATTTGTGTCTCTTCCTCCAATAAATGTACCTTTACTAAAATCAAGGTACTGATATTGTTTCACAATAACTATACTGACATGAGGgctaaacaaaggaaaataagttaATTATGGCACCTTGTATCCTGCAGATTCTCCAGTGAAGaaagctgctctctgtgctggttCTGGGAGCAGTGTCCTGAAGGGAACGGAAGCTGATCTCTATCTCACAGGTAAGAGACTacgttgttttgttttctttataaaaacagGCACTAGGAGAAAAGAGAGGGTTGTCTCACTGTTGAAAGATTTGGCAAGAATAATTACTTGTTAGAAGTGACAATCAATTactagaacagaaaaataacactagAGGTAACATGGATCAGATGGATGTATGACGTAGCAATGGTTATTTGAAGTAATGTTACTATATGTGCAATTTTTTTCAACACAAAATCAGTGTTTGATGGCAAAATCTCTTGCaaatttcagtgcttcttttttGTCAAGATACAAGTTATTCCCCCAGTTCCCTACAGAATTCTCAAAtagaaagtggaaaataatgtCTACAGAATCTATCCAAGGAAGATATATAACAACAGCCACTGTATCTGACCAAAAGGACACAATCCATTATCCTCTGTCTGACAGGGCAGCAGATactccccagagccttctccacaAGGTGAAGAATGCCTTGCATTGTGTGCTTAATTCAGTCAAGTTCTTTAGCAGGGCACAGTCTCCCCCCCTACACAGAGCTGACCCTCAGGCAGTTCTTCCCAAAGCTTCCCCAGCTGCTGTCCTCCATCATAGCAACCCACCTGAGCAGATGGATGACAGCTAGACAGCCCACTTCCAAAACCACTCCCAGCATCCCATTTCATGCCCTAAGTAGCAAAATATACCACTATTCAAAAACAGTGCAGAACTTCTGTGGTTTTGTCTCAAAAATACAATGGGGGTATGAGCGGGAAGTCCTTTAAGGGACACCAGAATCAGAGTGTGCCATATTCTTACACTGGCCTTTCCCTTTTTATGGGCTTCTTCCCAGCTTCTAGCTGAGATTCTGCACACATTGCACAAGAAATCTGCATAATGTTTCTTTCTCCACACGGCAGGAGAGATGTCTCACCACGATGTTCTGGATGCAGTTGCCAACGGTATAAGTGTTATTCTGTGTGAACACAGTAACACTGAGCGAGGCTTCTTGTCAGAGCTGCGTGACACCCTAACTGCTCACCTACAGAACAAGGTCAACATCATTATGtctgagaaagacagagatCCCCTCCAGGTGGTGtaacagggagaaggaaaaaagaaatgaagtgagAGAATGCAGTCAAGAGTTTAATAGTATATTGCACAGACCTATGCAAATGCAAGCTGAATGAAGATGCTCTGAACTGCTCAGTATAGCATTGCATTCTATGGTCACCCAGTGTCTGGGATATAAATTGTCATCTATCAGATAAGtaataaacatttgtttcagtCTACTGAAAGATGATTTACTTAATAACTGGGCTCCCACTTGAATAGTGTATAATAACAGTAAATTTATTATTACATATATTTGATAACTGCACTGCTCAGGGGTTAGAAggataaaatatgaaaatctgaCTTAGCTCCATTTTTAATACTTGTAACTCTTAATTACAAGATTACTAAAACTGAGCAAGTAGTATTTCCACTATCAATAATGATTGAAGGGCTTTggtgtttcctttttttaaaaaaaaaaaaaaaaacctcccagTAGAGTATGTTA
This genomic window from Coturnix japonica isolate 7356 chromosome 7, Coturnix japonica 2.1, whole genome shotgun sequence contains:
- the PPIL3 gene encoding peptidyl-prolyl cis-trans isomerase-like 3 isoform X1, translated to MAVTLHTDVGDIKIELFCERTPKTCENFLALCASNYYNGCVFHRNIKGFMVQTGDPLGTGKGGTSIWGKKFEDEFSEYLKHSVRGVVSMANNGPNTNGSQFFITYGKQPHLDMKYTVFGKVIDGLETLDELEKLPVNEKTYRPLNDVRIKDITIHANPFAL
- the NIF3L1 gene encoding NIF3-like protein 1, giving the protein MLLCLLCRPLHCIRAAGRPPSRSLMDLRELVAALNDFASPSLAESWDNVGLLVEPSPPHAVRTLLLTNDLTEQVMEEAVQKNADLILSYHPPIFAPLKRVTWRTWKERLVVRALEHRIGIYSPHTAYDAVPHGVNTWLSKGLGACTSVPLHPSTAPSHPTEGTHQVEFCADSTEQLDTVLSKIKDIPEIFCLTTLPVRADREEQTRVSLNCSQKALLEVVALLSQNSLLYHKTEILLLQKPLLPHTGMGRLCTLSEPASLSDIIERIKSHLKLPHVRLAMGTGKTLDSPVKKAALCAGSGSSVLKGTEADLYLTGEMSHHDVLDAVANGISVILCEHSNTERGFLSELRDTLTAHLQNKVNIIMSEKDRDPLQVV
- the PPIL3 gene encoding peptidyl-prolyl cis-trans isomerase-like 3 isoform X2; translation: MAVTLHTDVGDIKIELFCERTPKTCENFLALCASNYYNGCVFHRNIKGFMVQTGDPLGTGKGGTSIWGKKFEDEFSEYLKHSVRGVVSMANNGPNTNGSQFFITYGKQPHLDMKYTVFGKNEWTQSPCATLLS